In the Solibacillus sp. FSL K6-1523 genome, one interval contains:
- a CDS encoding YlaH-like family protein, whose product MMLNMMAVTSSALNLVLASASTVNLDEKDRVFERMSGITRFLYENLPSYNVAYDIAGYATFIIVFLMSAIVYKLGFAKKLSIGRNVVIYTFLFLGCIVLTFLALFLPMIEGLIVAALILIVYKSRLWREKREQAKSVKTAKEM is encoded by the coding sequence ATGATGTTGAATATGATGGCTGTAACAAGTAGCGCATTAAATTTAGTATTAGCATCTGCATCAACTGTAAATTTAGATGAAAAAGATCGCGTTTTTGAACGTATGTCTGGAATTACAAGATTTTTATATGAAAATTTGCCAAGCTATAATGTAGCCTATGATATAGCCGGGTATGCAACGTTTATTATCGTGTTCCTTATGTCAGCAATTGTTTATAAATTAGGTTTTGCCAAAAAGCTTTCAATCGGTAGAAATGTGGTCATTTATACATTCCTATTTTTAGGTTGTATCGTATTAACTTTCTTAGCTCTATTTTTACCGATGATTGAAGGTTTGATTGTAGCAGCCTTAATTTTAATCGTTTATAAATCACGTTTATGGCGTGAAAAGCGAGAACAAGCTAAATCTGTCAAAACAGCAAAAGAAATGTAA
- a CDS encoding fucose permease gives MTFTRKQVVMSTSIVLAILAIIVFVPAFIASSKEDQATEKLSELYQEDFVMAKSTASIFSSNFELTVQSNGSEIVYDFDVQEDKFTGKYYEENINVQINELLKQQIDGLVMTDAQMQPLTENSTYKEVNLENITVRMILPKSLTENAAAEIARTLKAEVADVPVQVETFVVEDERDYEGVSYEVIQFFQLSSITAKSFGDIAFDQQKFEF, from the coding sequence ATGACATTTACAAGAAAGCAAGTCGTTATGAGTACGAGTATTGTGCTAGCCATTTTAGCGATTATCGTATTTGTACCGGCATTTATCGCTTCATCTAAAGAAGATCAGGCGACAGAAAAGTTAAGTGAACTGTATCAAGAGGATTTTGTTATGGCAAAATCAACAGCGAGTATATTTAGTAGTAATTTTGAGTTGACTGTTCAATCAAATGGCTCGGAAATTGTGTATGATTTCGATGTTCAAGAGGATAAATTTACAGGAAAGTATTACGAAGAAAATATTAATGTGCAAATTAATGAGCTATTAAAGCAACAGATTGATGGTCTTGTAATGACAGATGCACAGATGCAACCTTTAACAGAAAACAGTACTTATAAAGAAGTGAACCTTGAAAATATAACAGTGAGAATGATCTTACCAAAGTCTCTTACTGAAAACGCTGCTGCTGAAATTGCCCGAACTTTAAAGGCTGAAGTTGCGGATGTGCCTGTACAAGTAGAAACATTTGTAGTAGAAGATGAACGAGATTATGAAGGCGTTTCATATGAAGTTATACAGTTTTTCCAATTAAGCTCGATTACAGCAAAAAGTTTTGGGGATATCGCATTTGATCAGCAAAAATTTGAATTTTGA